The genomic window CCACGCCTGGAAGAACTGGCTCGCCGGGTGCTTGAGCAGGCTCACCTGGATAGCGAGATACGGCGGGGCAAATCCAGCGGGGCTTTCTGTGCTACGCTGGCACCGGATATCACCCCCTGGGTATTCGTGAATTACACGGGAAAGCCTAATGATATAGCTACCCTGGCCCATGAGCTTGGCCACGCCATCCATGCCCAGCTCGCGGCTGATCACACCTTATTCACCTTTCATTCCTCCTTGCCATTAGCTGAGACCGCTTCCACATTTGGTGAAATGATGCTGGTGGACAGCTTGCTGGCCTCTGAAAGCGATGCCTCGGTGCGCCAGGCATTGCTCTTCCGCCAGGTCGATGATGCCTACGCCACGGTCATGCGGCAGGCACAATTTGCGCTGTTTGAACGCCAGGCGCATGATATGGTGCAGCACGGTGCGACCAACGACGAGCTATCCGCAGCTTATCTGGAGAACTTGCGTACCCAGTTTGGCAATGCGGTTGAGGTGAGTGATGAATTCCGCTGGGAGTGGGTTTCCATCCCGCATATCTACCAGACACCGTTCTATGTGTATGCCTATACGTTCGGGCAGCTGTTGGTCTTATCGCTCTACCAACAATATAAGAAAGAGGGGAGTACCTTCAAACCGCGCTACCTGAAATTGCTCTCCTCGGGTGGCTCGAAGTCGCCCGATAAAATCCTGACGGATGCCGGCATCAATATGCACAGCCGTAGCTTCTGGCAGGGAGGGTTTGACGTTATTCAGGGGCTGATCGAACAATTAGAAGCCATCCCGGTAAAATAACGCACCTAGGATGCATCAGGGATTTGGAGTGAGAATCCACTCCAAATCCCTGTCAGCTCCACTGTATCTGATCAAAGTCATTTACTCTTCGTCGGTTAGTTCATCTCCTTCCACCGACGGCAGGTCCTCTGCTTTGCGGTCCAGCATCTGCATCTGGGTTGCGACCACCCGCGTGAAATAGCGGGTCTCGCCCTCGTGGTCGTAACGGTCGGTGCGCAGCTGTCCTTCCAGGAAGACCAGCCGGCCTTTATGCAGGTATTGTTTGCATATCTCACCCAGATGGCCCCAGGTTTCCACGTTGAACCAATCTGTGGTTTCCTTGTCTTCACCGGCAGTGTTCTTCCACCGGCGACTGACGGCGAGGCTGAACGTGCAGACCTTTTTCCCACTGGGTGTGAAGCGCACCTCGGGATCTTTACCAAGGCGCCCGATTAATTGGATCCGATTGAGAAA from Anaerolineales bacterium includes these protein-coding regions:
- a CDS encoding single-stranded DNA-binding protein, with the protein product MPFLNRIQLIGRLGKDPEVRFTPSGKKVCTFSLAVSRRWKNTAGEDKETTDWFNVETWGHLGEICKQYLHKGRLVFLEGQLRTDRYDHEGETRYFTRVVATQMQMLDRKAEDLPSVEGDELTDEE